A genome region from Populus alba chromosome 5, ASM523922v2, whole genome shotgun sequence includes the following:
- the LOC118061663 gene encoding sulfate transporter 3.1, with product MGSADYVFPSPNAECARRVAIPPPQPFVESLKYNLKETFFPDDPLRQFKNQPTSRRFVLGIKYFLPIFDWAPSYTFEFLRSDFIAGITIASLAIPQGISYAKLANLPPILGLYSSFIPPLVYAMMGSSRDLAVGTVAVASLLTASMLGNEVNANENPKLYLHLAFTATFFAGVFQASLGLLRLGFLVDFLSHATIIGFMAGAATVVILQQLKGILGLDHFTHSTDLVSVLRSVFSQTHQWRWESAILGFCFLFFLLITRYISKRKPRFFWVSAMAPLTSVILGSILVYLTHAEKHGVQVIGHLKKGLNPPSFADLVFVSPYLSTAIKTGIITGVIALAEGIAVGRSFAMFKNYHIDGNKEMIAFGTMNIVGSCTSCYLTTGPFSRSAVNFNAGCKTAVSNIVMAVAVMVTLLFLTPLFHYTPLVVLSSIIISAMLGLIDYEAAIHLWTVDKFDFIVCISAYAGVVFCSVEIGLVVAVAISLLRVLLFVARPKTFILGNIPNSMIYRNVEQYTNTSSVPGVLILEIDAPIYFANASYLRERIARWVDEEEDKLKSSGETSLQYVILDMGAVGNIDTSGISMLEEVKKVMDRRELQLVLANPGAEVTKKLNKSKLIEKIGQEWMYLTVGEAVGACNFMLHTRKPDPLKEESEAYNKV from the exons ATGGGCAGCGCCGACTATGTTTTTCCGTCCCCTAACGCGGAGTGTGCACgtcgagtagcgattccaccaCCGCAACCATTTGTGGAGTCGCTGAAATATAATCTTAAAGAGACTTTCTTTCCTGATGATCCTCTCAGGCAATTCAAGAACCAGCCCACTTCGCGAAGATTCGTATTAGGCATAAAATATTTCCTTCCAATATTTGATTGGGCCCCTAGTTACACTTTTGAATTCTTGAGAAGTGATTTTATTGCTGGGATCACCATCGCTAGTCTTGCTATTCCTCAGGGGATAAGTTATGCCAAGCTAGCCAACTTGCCACCAATTCTTGGTCTAT ATTCAAGCTTTATTCCGCCATTGGTTTATGCAATGATGGGAAGTTCAAGAGATTTGGCAGTGGGGACCGTTGCTGTTGCGTCTCTCCTCACAGCATCTATGTTAGGGAATGAAGTTAATGCTAATGAGAACCCCAAACTTTATCTCCATCTTGCATTCACTGCCACATTCTTTGCCGGAGTGTTTCAAGCTTCCCTTGGCTTATTAAG GCTAGGGTTTTTAGTGGATTTTCTGTCACATGCAACGATAATAGGCTTTATGGCAGGAGCAGCAACTGTAGTCATCCTGCAACAGCTGAAAGGGATTCTTGGGCTTGATCATTTCACCCATTCCACGGATCTTGTCTCCGTCTTGCGTTCTGTCTTCTCCCAAACACATCAG TGGAGATGGGAAAGTGCCATTCTGGGCTTTTGCTTCCTGTTCTTTCTTCTCATCACTCGATACATC AGCAAGAGAAAACCAAGATTCTTTTGGGTATCAGCAATGGCACCATTGACGTCGGTTATTCTAGGAAGCATCCTCGTCTACCTCACCCATGCCGAGAAACATGGAGTTCAAGTG ATAGGACACTTGAAGAAGGGGCTAAATCCACCGTCGTTTGCGGATCTCGTGTTTGTATCTCCTTATCTTTCGACAGCTATTAAAACTGGCATCATCACTGGTGTCATAGCCCTTGCC gAAGGAATAGCAGTAGGAAGAAGTTTTGCCATGTTCAAGAATTACCATATAGATGGCAACAAGGAGATGATTGCTTTTGGGACCATGAACATTGTGGGCTCTTGCACCTCCTGCTATCTCACAACAG GGCCATTCTCGCGATCGGCTGTGAATTTCAATGCAGGATGCAAGACAGCAGTATCGAATATTGTCATGGCGGTGGCAGTCATGGTGACGCTGTTATTCCTGACGCCATTGTTCCATTACACTCCACTTGTGGTTCTGTCCTCTATTATTATCTCTGCCATGTTAGGTCTTATAGATTATGAAGCAGCAATCCATCTTTGGACTGTCGACAAGTTCGACTTCATCGTGTGCATAAGCGCATATGCTGGTGTGGTTTTTTGCAGTGTCGAGATTGGCTTAGTCGTCGCG GTGGCAATTTCTTTGCTCAGAGTACTTCTCTTCGTCGCAAGACCAAAAACATTTATTCTTGGAAACATTCCAAACTCGATGATCTACAGGAATGTTGAACAGTATACGAACACAAGCAGCGTTCCCGGCGTTCTCATACTCGAGATTGATGCTCCTATCTACTTTGCAAATGCAAGCTACTTAAGAGAAAG GATTGCGAGGTGGGTTGATGAAGAGGAAGACAAGTTAAAATCTTCAGGAGAAACCAGCCTGCAGTATGTTATACTAGACATGGGAG CGGTGGGTAACATTGACACAAGTGGGATTAGCATGCTTGAGGAAGTTAAGAAAGTAATGGACAGAAGGGAACTCCAG CTTGTCCTGGCCAATCCTGGAGCTGAAGTGACGAAGAAACTCAACAAGTCCAAGCTAATCGAGAAAATAGGACAAGAATGGATGTATTTGACAGTAGGAGAAGCTGTTGGAGCGTGCAATTTCATGCTTCATACTCGCAAACCAGACCCCTTGAAAGAGGAATCTGAGGCATATAACAAAGTCTAA